The following DNA comes from Oncorhynchus mykiss isolate Arlee chromosome 16, USDA_OmykA_1.1, whole genome shotgun sequence.
TCACTAACTGCATAGTCTGTGGTGATATTAAGGATTGGATAAGTGGAATGGAAAGCATGGTTTAATTCAGTGTTTCACTTTGTTATCTTAATAGCAACCAAGTCAGCCCCTTTAAGCTGCAGGAAGAGACCAAAAGAGGATAAAGAGCTATTTTCCCATTCAGGCTGATGAGGATTTAAACCAACAAGATAATGAAGATGTCTCATAAACACCCTTTTATAACAGCTGGCTCTGGTCTACTTATTCCCCTCTCCCCCGTTTGCACCACCCGATCGGAGATGAAAGAATTTGCCTGTGAGATGTCTCGCTTTCTCTTCCGTATCTGATATGGATATCTGCCAATATTACACAAGGGTCAACAAGGAGAGCCTCTACTTCCTGTGAATActatagagatgtatagagatcGCTACTTGGAAATAACCATTTTttgcatggacattgccattgaggtcttccaccattttaaagtagtcagcTGGGTGGGGAAGGCcaatgggagaatctcaattgcatacgcctcgcgttctctctcctctcttccttctcaaaacccattggatgaaaaAGCCAGAGGTCCCTCGCCTCTGACCTCTTCCAATGGATTTTGAAAAGGAGACGAGAGGACGCGAGGacaatgcaattgagattctctcaATGATCAGAGCATTGTCTTCAAATTGTTTTGCCTAGTTTGTAACGGGCTTTTAAGCTATATCACAGCCATCTAGTTGACATAATAAATGAATGACACCCCAGATTTGTTTCAAGACTACAGCACTGCAGGTGGTGGTAAATCACAATAGcattacacttttttttaaacatcaaaagaagaaaatgtactactttaaaatggagttggcctcaatggtgctgcccatgctgcCACAGACACCATAATGAAACATACAACATTGCGATCTCTACACATCTCTATTGTGAATTTGCAGTCTCTCATCGCGCCCTCCTGGAACCCCATGCATACTGCAGTCAtcagtttaccacaggtgggacactgaaggcctataggagTGGCACTCGTCCCTAAACTAGAAATGCCCAGGCGTATGTTGCCCACCCAGTCTATCAGTAGTATTGAAGGAGGTTGGGGGTGTTGTCGGAGATCTTAAAGTTGAGAGTCGGCTCCCCCAAGGCTGTTCATCTCATCAGGAGCATACTTTTCCCCTGACTGTCCGGCCTCATGGCGGAAGCCGGCTGAGATCTCGTCAAACGACCGTCCCTTGGTTTCGGGCACCTTGAAATAAGTGAAGATGAAGAAGCCCAGCAGTAGCACAGTGAAGATGATGAAGACGTAGGGGCCACACAGTTgctacagaaaagacagaaagtAACATTATTTTCACATTTTTCCATTCATAAATTGGACTTCAACTTCAATTTGAAATTGAAAATGGAAGTCATCAGGGCTATTATAAACTacagttatataatatatactgtactatcaaTGTACATTGAGTAAACCAAACATTAGGAAtcccttcctaatattgagttgcaccccccaccccctttagccctcagaacagcctcaattcgacgggacatggactctaaaaagtgttgaaagccttccacagcgatgctggctcatgttgactccaatgtttcccacagttgtgtcaagttgactgaatgtcttttaggtggtggaccattcttgatacacacaggaaactgttgatcgTGAAAAATCcagaagcgttgcagttcttgacacagacAGATGTGATTGGCACCTACTACctcctaccataccccgttcaaaggcacttacatttgtcttgcccattcaccctctgaatggcacacatacgcaaTCAATGtcacaattgtctcaaggcttaaaaatccatatttaacctgtctccccttcatctacactaattgaaggggatttaacaagtaacatcaataaaggatcatagcttttacctggattcgcctggtcagtctatgtcatggaaaagcaggtgttcttaatctTTTGTATACTCTGTGTATATTTAAGTAaaaaggccagagggggtgtggtatatttaagcaataaggcacaagggggtgtggtatatggctaatataccacggctaagagctgttcttaggcacgacgctaTGTCATACCACAAACCAAGGTGCATTATTGCTattttaaactggttaccaacataaataGAATAGGAAACAACTATTTTTGTCTCATAACTGTGGTATATTGTTGGATATACACACGGCTGATATGCTGTTTCAACCAATCAGCACCCAGGACACAAACTACACGGTTTGTAATAATTGATATACCGGTACATATGTAATAGAGCCATCAAGGCAATAACCCAAAAATCTGAGTTTTTTTTCTGTCTCCTTACCTCAACGTATTGGAAGGTCATGCCCACTATGAAGTTAGCCGACCAGTTGGAGAATCCAGCAACGGCAAAGGCAGAGGGCCGAGGACCTTGGCTGAAGAGCTCAGCCACAATGAACCAGGGGATGGGGCCCGGGCCGATCTCAAAGAAGGCCACAAAGCTAAAGATGGCTACGATGCTGACGTAGGACATCCATGGCAGCTGGTCCTGAGGAAAAACACAGGGGAACATCAGTGGAGGAGGCTGGCTGAGGTAGTCGTCTACATAAAACACGATATACGCAAATCcagtgattttttaaaatgtttattgtgCCATTATACATACCAGTAGTGCCATAGCGATTGTCATCAGGACAGCTGAGAATGCCATCCCCAGCAACCCAGTGAGGTGAAGGGATCTTCGCCCAGCACGCTCCACGACGAATagctaaataaagagagagaggaagaagagaagaatgGTGGTGTTTGTGGGGGTTGGGAAGTGGATTCATTTATGTCATAATATATCATAATGGAAACAATAATCATATTTGATCAATTCCATTCCCACCCAAAAAATCGTAATACTCATTGTTGAGATGATCATATGATCACTGGGACTGGGCTCCTGTTTATGGATGTTGTACAGTGTTTCAGACTTACAGACACAACAGTGAAGGCTGTATTGACCACTCCGGCACCAATCGTAGCATAGACTGGCTGAGAGACTCCCGCCTTCTCAAAGATCCTGGTGGAGTAGTAGAAAACCTGCACAAAAATGTCATAATTGATTGAACCATatagtttgaagtgtgtgtgtgtgcccgagTTAGCATGTGTGTATTTGCAAGTCAGTGTGTGTCTCCCAGAGTGTCCCACACTCACAGCGTTGATGCCAGACAACTGCTGGGAGAGCTGGAGCATGACGGCGATGAAGATGGGCTGGCGGTAGAGTGGCGAGCGGAACAGCTCCAGGATGGTCACCttcttctccttcatcatctGCCTGGCCTCCTCCTTCATCTCCTGCATGTCGGCGCCCACCTCCTCAGTGCCTCGCAGCTTCTCCAGCACTGCAGGGAAATAGACAACTCAGCTCCATTccctcctggagagctactcgAGGTGAAGCCCTTTGTTACAGTCTTAATCTAACACACCAGATTCTATTAATAAGCTTCTGGTCAGGACCTTGATAAGTTCAatggtgtgttagagcagggctgCAACAAAAGCCAGCGCACCCAAGAGCTCTCCTGCTTTTCGTGGGAATAGGGGTGTAGGACAGGGGTACTCAACTgttaccctacgaggtctggagcctgctggttttctgttttacctgataattaattacacacacctggtgtcccaggtctaaatcagtccctgaataaaaggggaacaatgaaaaaatgcagtggaactggctttgaggtccagagttgagtttgaggggtgtAGGAGTAGCTGGTCAGAGGCTTACCTTCTCTGGCCTTGAGCTCCTCGTTGCGGTTGATTAGGAGGAAGCGGGGGCTCTCGGGGCAGAAGGGTAACAGGATACACTGCAGCATGGCTGGGATGAATGTGAAGCCCAGTAGGAAGGGCCACAGAGTGGAGTTCCCCATGATCGACTCGATCCCAAACACCTGTAAGAAACAATATTTAACTACACTAATTATGCTGTCAATGAAAGATAAACTACCATGGAAATACACTGTGGTAAGGTTGTGAGGTTACTTGAGTACCGTATGTTGGTGGACATTTGTCCAGATGATTGTGCTGTATCactagctttaaaaaaaaagtcaCCCGACGGACAGTGCCTACCTGTGCCATGAGGATGCCAAGGACGATGCCCAGCTGGTGCAGAGTGCCCAGCGCCCCGCGGAGCGAGGTGGGAGCAATCTCTCCCACGTACATGGGCACGAAGCCAGTGGACAGGCCGGAGTAGAGCCCCACAATGAAGCGCCCGATAATCAGCATCTCCCACGACGCCGCCAGCTTGGAGAAGCCCATGAACCCGGCGGAGATGAACGCCAGCACGTTGGCAATAAGCATCGAGTTTCTCCTGCAAATCATTCACAGAGGTCGTCTTCACTTCCTAAAGGCACAACAACGCTATACTGTTGTTGAGGTGCACAGGACAGCACAACAACACTATACTGTTGTTGAGGTGCACAGGACAGCACAACAACACTGTACTGTTGTTGAGGTGCACAGGACAGCACAACAACACTATACTGTTGTTGAGGTGCACAGGACAGCACAACAACACTATACTGTTGTTGAGGTGCACAGGACAGCACAACAAACCGAAATGACCCATGATTACCACCAGCGGCGACGCGTCAATCATGGCAGGTGGGAACCCCACCTGTTtagctaatatatatatatatatattttttttttgcctgtttttgttttttgttgcctgtttatatatattttttgttgccTGTTTAGCATATTATTTTgccattaatacgtgtcacatatcagtttgcaaacaatgtaaaacaaattatcataattgagttaataaagacgCATACAAACATTTTTTGCAGATgattcagcctagctcagtgcttttgGTGGTGGTGAGAcagttctctagttgcgccgtgattggctcaatgttctgtcactcatgaggACACaacgtcaccgcaaaatctatgGGTAGAGCTAGAAAATACAAGCCTcctgggtgctgccatagacttacattagaagtgccaatccaagaaggctcaagatcATTGCCCACAGTTAAAATGatatcaaatcacgttatatctacagtagccttgattggactgatcatgtcaacatcatactttaaaAATCTTGGCTAGcattcatcatcatgaatcaagtcgacaatctactggcaaatctttttcaatccttgtcatatgaagagaaattatagataaagcgtataggtgctcatcggccattggacaataaacattacacaagttggaaatcgcaaattcaagaATAAGTGCTAAGGCGCCACTGCCGGCAGTGACCATTGgtccagtgtcatccgggttaggggagggttttgcaGGCCGGGATGTCtgtctcatcgcgctctagcgactccttgtggcatgCCGAGCTACTGCAAGCTGACCTCGGTTGTCAGGTCgattgtttcctccgacacattggtgtggctggcttccgggttaagcaagcagtgtgtcaagaagcagtgcagcttggctcttgaccttcgccaagtcggtaggggagttgcagcgatgagagaagattgtaactaccaattggatatcacgaataAAGGAGTAAcgccatgggccagaaaagtttGAAAACGtttgccatgctgtcaatccagcatcaGTTCTGTCGCATTCAAatcaactggaaactcagaaacGGGACATCTCAGACTTCAGTTCAATACAACTGGGAAccagctccgactgggaaaagaCCTAAAATAACGGTTAACCAACTCGGAATTTTGGACCGCTTTTCTAGAGCCCACAAAAAGGactgccgcgccaccttcctgttcaactgagcacagcacaacaaagtgagtccaaaaatgtattgtatgctgctgcatgaatgatgtaatatgccagggacatatgtatactgtagccaagaaagtaatactaaacgtatgttgtgtagtaagctgttagcccatgtgcctcaccctaatcatttTATCCATTTCCTCCCTCATAacagcctactgttctgacttgatggtgcacatgtagcctatagcctgttttagagaaatgtcatcatcgaatattAAATGCCtcatttatcctacggttctgacttgtacagggacaacactgttagaatggcccatgttctggattctgtcgctgtacatttcaaaatgctgaacaaatagttagttatattgactacgtccgtcctagctccctcattaatgtcttaatcgaaatgatggattgcctcttatccgctcgtcaTCGCCTTCTGCCAGTTTATAcgtctcaattgtcagtagaaaccacatttcttTAAGCACGGCAGACatgtcagctatgtttttttaaaaggcagtaaatgaggctgaattaactgtttctctgccagacaaggctccgccgatagccaggtgtagcagtggtaaggtgttgggacagctttatggcCCTaaaagtttgtgggcaccgtttgtcattGTTATTGTGCAATTGTCACGACGtccaccgaagtcggctcctctccttgttcggcgatcgacgtcaccggcatTCTAGCCATCGCcgttccattggttttgtctcgtTCCATTACACACCTGGTGTTCATTCCATAATTACTGCATGTATTTAGtcctcatgtctttgtgtaattgtttgtttgtgatgtggatTATTGTCGGGCGCTTTACTTTTGCCATGTTCCGTGTTTTTGGCACGTTATTGTTTTTATGTGCTGTATTTTGTGGAACGGAATTAAagtgcacctgttcactacactctgctctcctacacctgacttcgcctcccgtACACACCCTTGACAgtaattcatgtattgtttagtgttgtgtagagggctttgttggcatgcatcacattttttgttgttgttgagtttgccccaccaagattgacaTGCTAAAAATCGCCTTTTAATATGAATACCAGCCTAAAATACATTAACACTGCAGTTTTTCTTAtacatcagagaggaagaaacgCGCCAATACTAGCTGAGAGAAATTGAAAAGAGAGGTAGGGGAACAGGAGAACGTTTTTAGGACGAATTCCTCGTATACAGTCCTTGAGAAGATCAAAgttaaaatatgaatacaataccaTCCTTTCGAAACGTGTGGGCTCTTTACTTGCTAGAACGCAACAAAGTTATTTTGAACTGGGTGACAAACCACAAATGATTAGCAAGACAGCTAAGGCATGTACAAGCATCTAGAGCTATTCACAAAATAAAAGACAAGGGTAAAATAGTAACAGATCCGCAGGATATTAATAAATGCTTTGCACAGTTTTACTCAGAGCTATACCAATCAAACTGCGATGCTACTGATCCACAAAGTATGGAACGCTTTCTCGCTGAATGTGAACTTCCTAAACTAGACAGGGGGGCAGCTGCTGCACTCGATGCAGGGATAACTTTAGAGGAAATTAACACAGCGATAGCACCATTTCCAAACAGCAAGGCCCCTGGGCCCGATGGATATGTAATAGAATTCTATAAGGAGTACTGCGCCAGTCTATCTCCACTTATGTTGCGAATGTTTAAACACTCCAAAGAAAATGCTGAACTCCCGCAAACACTATATGAGGCTACAATAGCACTGATCTTGAAGAAATATAGAGATTCCATGGAGATGTGTCTTATCGCCCCGTGTCGTTACTCCCCATAGAAAACAAGGTGTTGACAAAGATATTGGCAAACCGATTGAAAACATATATTTCCGACATCATACACCCTGACCAGACAGGTTTTTATCCCGGGCCGACATATATACTACAATTTGAGACGCCTTTTCAACTTAATGTATCACGATcataaggttgaggcagtggtaatagctcttgatgcagagaaggttgaggcagtggtaatagctcttgatgcagagaaggttgaggcagtggtaatagctcttgatgcagagaaggttgaggcagtggtaatagctcttgatgcagagaaggttgaggcagtggtaatagctcttgatgcagagaaggttgaggcagtggtaatagctcttgatgcagagaaggttgaggcagtggtaatagctcttgatgcagagaaggttgaggcagtggtaatagctcttgatgcagagaaggttgaggcagtggtaatagctcttgatgcagagaaggttgaggcagtggtaatagctcttgatgcagagaaggttgaggcagtggtaatagctcttgatgcagagaaggcGTTTGATCGGATTGAGTGGAAGTATATGATGTCGGTTCTGGAGCACTTCGGGTTTGGAAAGGAATTTATTAATTGGATAAGAATTATTTATGCACACCCAATGGCGTCCGTGGTAACCAATCAAGAAATGTCGCAGTCATTCCGCTTGTTCAAGGGGTGCCGACAGAGGTGCCCTATTTCGCCTGCTCTCTTCGCTATAGCCATGGAACCCCTTGCTACTCGCATTCGGGCATGTGCCGATATAGCTTCTGTTAAAATAAAGGACACACAGCACAAAATGTCCCTATATGCAGACgatgttcttttgtttttgtccaagccTAAAACTTCTATTCCACCCTTACTTAACTTGATAAACACATTTGGCCCCTTCTCTGGCTACAAGATAAACTGGCAAAAAAGTGAGTTGATGCCGATATCACGGCCTGTGGATATGCAATTTCTGCAATCTACCCCGTTTAGAACAGTGATGGACAAGTTCACAAGCCTTGGCATTGTAGTGACAAGAGACCTTGATCAGCTATTGAAAGCGAATTGGGACATGAAAATATATCAGCTTaaacaaaatatagatttttggaaAACTCTGCCTATCTCCTTGGTTGGCCGTATAAACGCTATTAAAATGGTTGTCCTACCCAGGTTTCTTTACCTCTTCCAATGTCTACCCAATTTCATACCACAAAGCTATTTTAAGAAGTTGGATTCAATAGTAACTCCGTTTTTATGGGATAACAAGGCAGCCAGAATTTCAAAGAAGCATTTATGCAAGAACAAAATAGGCTTTGGCCTTCCTcactttatactgtattattgggctgctaatctgaacagtgtgtctttctggagggaaagttcacctgcgatgagacagaaggatatgcctgcatggcttttgattgagcaggcctcctgtcaacgttcctcactccctgcacttgttaatagcccatcatatgtgaaaaaaatccacttatgactccaacccagtcatttgtcatacgcttaggatctggaaacagattaggtattttcttaacatacccactgtatacattgacagcccgatttgcctgaatcatgctttccaccccgcattggatgatgtggtgttttcacagtggagggagaaggggctcaCAACATTTGTTAATCTATACATAGATGGTCAGTTAGcttcatttcaacaattacagggaaagttcaacatgccaacaacacattttttcagatacctccaaatcaggaatttcataaggacacatatcccacagtacggcatgaagccaaatagtcctacattagatagcttaatccttgtcaaaccccattcaaaagggtcagtctctagactgtatgatgtgctacaggcccatagaggtatccacagacaccattaaaagggcTTGGGAACAAGAAATTGGGtcagaaatctcagatgaggactgggtagaagctctcaggaatataaaccacagttcagtgaatgccagacacaaccttgtacagtttaaggtgatacacaggttacattactcaaaagtgaaactgcataaaatattcccggacacctcaccactgtgtgagaggtgcaagCAGGACGAGGGGACGTTGACCCACATATTCTGTCCCAAGTTACATGTTTACTGGGCTCTCATTTTTGATTACTTATCTAGAGCCTTTGAtagatgtcatgtactgtcatgttgtgtcttgtttctgtcctttcccttcaccctgtctccctctgctggtcgttgttaggttaccttttctccccctctttcccccagctgtgccttgtctcctcctaactacctcgtcaccccttttcccacctgttccctttttccctctgattagtcctctatatctctctctgtttctgctcctgtctttgtcggattcttgtttgtgttgttcatgcctgaaccagactatcgtcatgtttgctgcaaccttgtcctgtcctgtcggaacctgccggtccatctgagcctacgttttgttttgttattaaagaagctctgtttacgttaattcgcttttgggtcctcattcacgcaccgtaacagaagaatccgaccaagaatggacccagcgacttcggatcctctccactcagccgtcgagatccagggagcgatgctaggcagacacaagcaggaattgtctgctgctcgacatgccgttgagaccctggccacccaagtctccaacctcacagaacaggttcaccatctccgcctcgatccaccggccacttccagggctttcgaatctccggagcccagaatcaataacccgccgtgttactctggggagcccactgaatgccgctcgttcctcacccagtgtgatattgtgttttctctccagcccaacacttactccaggagcactgctcgtgtcgcctacgtcatatctctccttactggacgggctcgtgagtggggcacggcaatctgggaggcaagggctgagtgtactaaccagtatcaggactttaaggaggagatgatacgggtttttgatcgatctgtttttggggaggaggcttccagggccctgtcttccctatgtcagggtaatcgatccataacagactactctattgagtttcgcactcttgctgcctccagtggctggaacgagccggctttgctcgctcgttttctggagggtctccgcgcagatgtaaaggatgagattctctcccgggaggttccttccagcgtggattccttgattgaactcgctattcgcattgagcgacgggttgatcttcgtcaccgagctcgtggaaaggagctcgcgttctccgttgcccccctctccgcatcactaccatcttcctctgccggctcgggtgctgagcctatgcagctgggaggtatccgcatctcgactaaggagagggaacggagaatcaccaaccgcctctgtctctattgcggttctgctggtcattttgtcacttcatgtccagtaaaagccagagctcatcagtaagcggagggctactggtgagcgctactactcctgtctctccttcaagatcctgcactaccttgtcggtccatctacgctggaccggttcgtcagcttcctgcagtgccttaatagactctggggcggagggctgttttatggacgagacctgggctcgggaacatgacattcctctcagacagttaagggagtccacggccttgttcgccctggatggtagtcctctccccaggattcagcgtgagacgctacctttaaccctcactgtttctggtaatcatagcgaaaccatttcttttttaatttttcgttcaccttttacacctgttgttttgggccatccctggctagtttgtcataatccttccattaattggtctagtaattctatcctctcctggaacgtctcttgtcatgtgaaatgtttaatgtctgctatccctcctgtttcctctgtctcttcttcacaggaggagcctggtgatttgacaggggtgccggaggaatatcacgatctgcgcacggtgttcagtcggtccagggccacctctcttcctccacaccggtcgtatgattgtagtattgatctccttccgggaaccactcccccccggggtagactatactctctgtcggctcccgaacgtaaggctctcgaagattatttgtctgtagctcttgccgccggtaccatagtcccctcctcctctcccgccggagcggggttttttttttgttaagaagaaggacgggtccctgcgcccctgcatagattatcgagggctgaatgacataacagtgaagaatcgttatccgcttcctcttatgtcttcagccttcgagatcctgcagggagccaggtttttcactaagttggaccttcgtaacgcttaccatctcgtgcgcatcagggagggggacgagtggaagacggcgtttaacactccgttagggcactttgaataccgggttcttcctttcggcctcgctaacgctccag
Coding sequences within:
- the LOC110492286 gene encoding solute carrier family 2, facilitated glucose transporter member 1-like isoform X2, whose product is MMAVGTAVIGSLQFGYNTGVINAPQKIIEGFLNDTWNSRYSEPIPTTSLTTLWSISVAIFSVGGIFGSFSVGLFVNRLGRRNSMLIANVLAFISAGFMGFSKLAASWEMLIIGRFIVGLYSGLSTGFVPMYVGEIAPTSLRGALGTLHQLGIVLGILMAQVFGIESIMGNSTLWPFLLGFTFIPAMLQCILLPFCPESPRFLLINRNEELKAREVLEKLRGTEEVGADMQEMKEEARQMMKEKKVTILELFRSPLYRQPIFIAVMLQLSQQLSGINAVFYYSTRIFEKAGVSQPVYATIGAGVVNTAFTVVSLFVVERAGRRSLHLTGLLGMAFSAVLMTIAMALLDQLPWMSYVSIVAIFSFVAFFEIGPGPIPWFIVAELFSQGPRPSAFAVAGFSNWSANFIVGMTFQYVEQLCGPYVFIIFTVLLLGFFIFTYFKVPETKGRSFDEISAGFRHEAGQSGEKYAPDEMNSLGGADSQL
- the LOC110492286 gene encoding solute carrier family 2, facilitated glucose transporter member 1-like isoform X3 yields the protein MLIANVLAFISAGFMGFSKLAASWEMLIIGRFIVGLYSGLSTGFVPMYVGEIAPTSLRGALGTLHQLGIVLGILMAQVFGIESIMGNSTLWPFLLGFTFIPAMLQCILLPFCPESPRFLLINRNEELKAREVLEKLRGTEEVGADMQEMKEEARQMMKEKKVTILELFRSPLYRQPIFIAVMLQLSQQLSGINAVFYYSTRIFEKAGVSQPVYATIGAGVVNTAFTVVSLFVVERAGRRSLHLTGLLGMAFSAVLMTIAMALLDQLPWMSYVSIVAIFSFVAFFEIGPGPIPWFIVAELFSQGPRPSAFAVAGFSNWSANFIVGMTFQYVEQLCGPYVFIIFTVLLLGFFIFTYFKVPETKGRSFDEISAGFRHEAGQSGEKYAPDEMNSLGGADSQL
- the LOC110492286 gene encoding solute carrier family 2, facilitated glucose transporter member 1-like isoform X1, giving the protein MEGEGKGLTLQLMMAVGTAVIGSLQFGYNTGVINAPQKIIEGFLNDTWNSRYSEPIPTTSLTTLWSISVAIFSVGGIFGSFSVGLFVNRLGRRNSMLIANVLAFISAGFMGFSKLAASWEMLIIGRFIVGLYSGLSTGFVPMYVGEIAPTSLRGALGTLHQLGIVLGILMAQVFGIESIMGNSTLWPFLLGFTFIPAMLQCILLPFCPESPRFLLINRNEELKAREVLEKLRGTEEVGADMQEMKEEARQMMKEKKVTILELFRSPLYRQPIFIAVMLQLSQQLSGINAVFYYSTRIFEKAGVSQPVYATIGAGVVNTAFTVVSLFVVERAGRRSLHLTGLLGMAFSAVLMTIAMALLDQLPWMSYVSIVAIFSFVAFFEIGPGPIPWFIVAELFSQGPRPSAFAVAGFSNWSANFIVGMTFQYVEQLCGPYVFIIFTVLLLGFFIFTYFKVPETKGRSFDEISAGFRHEAGQSGEKYAPDEMNSLGGADSQL